GCAAAGTTAGCATAGAACTCATCTCAACAATCAAAATACTTGCCCCAAATTGCCCTAACTGAATCGAACCTTGATAGGCAATCACAATCCCAATTAAAAAACAAGCCAATGCTACGATTCCAATCGCTTTTACTAGCGATTCTTGAATGCAATACAAAGTTGCTTTTAAGCGAATGTTTTTAGGCTGTAAAAGACTTGAAAACCAAGCATAAAGAATCTCTCCAAAAAATCCAATTGCCATAAGAGAATCTTTGAAAAAACCCTTGATAATTTGAAAACTATCCCAATGCAATTTAATAAAATCTTGAACCATATCTTGTTTTAGGGGATTTTTTCGAGTTGCAAGAATCTGAAAAATTTGCTGACTTTTAGAGTGATTTTTTAAAGCGTTCTCTAAAACAATATTTTTTGATTCTAGGGCAAGAATCCACCGCTCCAAAATCTCTCCGCCACAAAAATCCAAATCAAAATTTTCAGCCAATTCAATTTTAATCTTAACATTAGTCAATTTTATAGAATCAAGTCTTAAAAGCAATGATTTTGGGATTTTATAATCCCAAAGTCCGCTTAATTTTAGAATATAAATATCATTGTCTATAATTTCTAATGTTGGTGTCATTTTACTCTTCATAAATAAAAGGAACGCCTTTAATCACTCCACTTTTAAAAACTTTCTCTGTATTGCGAGTAATTTGCGAATAATCTGTCTTTAATTCCTTATTACTCAAAGCGATATCTTTAAAATATTTATTCAAAATTGCAACTTTTCCTTTTGTGTCATCTTTTTTTAATTTAGCTGCTTCACTCATAATAAGTTGAGATTTGATAAAGGCTTCCTTTTCGTGAATTGGGGCAAAAATAATTTTAATATTAGCCTCTTTTAATTCTTGGTCAATACCCTTTAAATGCTCACGACAATAAGGACAATCTGGATCAGAAACTACAATCTTAGTAGGGAGATTCTCACTTGCTCCTTTTAAATACAAGAAATCACTCTCTTTAAAGCCACTAAAAAGTTCCTTTAAAACCTTAGAATCTCTAGCTTCTTTCTCTTTTTGCGCTTGATTTAAAGCTTCTTGCATCATTTGCGTATCCACATTGCTAAGCTTTAAAACATTGCTTAATCCAATAAAATATTCACCCTCTTTACTCACAATCACAGGGAAAATATCTCCACCTTTTGTTTTACCAATTACAAAATACATTGAAGGAAAACTAACAAGCTCTTTTTTGAACTCCACTTCCACCTCAACATCCGTCATATCTTTAATACTTTTTTTAAAATTCTCTTCTAAAGCAGCACTTGCAAAAGTCAAACCACAAGCCAAAATGGCAATAATTTTTTTCATTAACATTCCTTGTATTTTTTGTTAATCATTATACAAAGAAAACCTAAAAAAGCCCCTAAAAAACTAATTTAATTATCCTTTAATTTGCATCGGTAATTCCCAAAGTGGTAAAAAGATACCAAGTGCTAACCACAACACAAGAATCCCAAGCACAAAAACCATCAAAGGCTCCATCATTGCCAATAAACTCTCACTTTTACTCTGCAATTCCTCTTGATGCAATGCCAAAACCACCTCCAAGGCTTCCAAGAATCCAGCTTGATCCTTGGCACTATGGAGTAATTGCATGCTTAGCGAATCCCAAACTCCACTGCCCTCAAAACTATCTGCAATCAAAGCCCCACGCATAAGACTAGGATAAATCTCTTGCAATCTTTCTTTAAGATAAGCATTGCTTAATGACTTTGTTGCAATATCCAAAACCATTTTTAACTCCAAATCGCTTTTATAAAGCCAATAAAAACACAATAAAAACTGCGAAGTTTGATAAAAATATAACACTCTCCCCAAAAAAGGTATCTTTAAAAGCCATTTTGATATTTTTGCTTGAAATTTCTTATTTACACAATAAAGCTTTCTCAAAAGCCATAATCCTAAAATCGATGCACCAACAATCAAAATCCCATAATTTAAAACCAAAACTCTCATAAAAAGCAAACTTTGACTAGCCAAAGGCAGAGATGTATCAAGACTAGCAAACAAGCTTTCAAATTGTGGCAACACAAAAAGCGTGATACCTAAAAAAACCAAAACCATAACACAAACCATAAAAAGCGGATAAAACAGAATCTTTCTTAAAAGCTTGTGATTTTTTTGCCTATTTTGCAAATCTAGCAAAATAAACTCCACAGATTCTACCAATCTTCCGCTTTTTTGCCCTATCCCAATCATCGCACAAATAAAATCTGAAAAACCCGCATCCTTAAAACAATCAGCCAATTCCTTACCTTGATGAAGCGAATTAGAAACCTTTAAAAACTGCATTTTTAGATAATTATTCTTAGCGTATTTTTGAATACTTTCTAATAAATCTTTTAGTGGTAAATTGGCTTTTAGTCCAAATTTTAGCTGATAAAATGCGTTAGAAATTTCTTTTATCTTAGGCTTTTGCAAGAAAAAATAATCTAACCAACTTGCTTTATAATCTATCGCCAAAACCAAAACTTTCTTTTTTTGTAGAGTTTCTTCGAGTGCTTTTTTATTGGGAGCATTAAATTTTTGCTCATAAATCTTGCCACCCTTTTTGTATTTAACCACAAAAGAAGGCATTATTTAATCACCTTATACACTTCTTTAAGATCTGTGATGCCCTTTTTAACTTTATTGAGTGCCTTTTTTTCTAAAGTAAAATTTTCATTATTAGCAAGGATTTTTTCTAAAATTTCTGTTTTGGTAATTTTTTGGGCAATAAAATCCTCTAAATCCTTATCCATACATAAAATCTCCGCAACCACTTCACGCCCACTATAACCCGTGTAATTACACATTTCACAACCCTTTGAGACAAAGACTCCATTTTGAGATTCTCGACAATGCCTACAAAGCTTCCTTAGCAATCTTTGGGCAATGATTCCACTTAGGGCTTGGGAAATAAAATATGGCTCTAGCCCCATATCCAACAAACGCACAATCGTATCTAGTGAATCATTAGTGTGCAATGTTGCAAAAACTAAATGCCCAGTAAATGCCGCTTGAATCGCAATTTGCAATGTCTCTTTATCTCGCACTTCGCCTAGAATAATAACATCAGGATCTTGCCTTAGGACATTTCTTAAAATCGACGCAAAATTAATCTTAGAACCTATTGCCACTTGAGAAATATGCCTTAGCCGATACTCCACAGGATCTTCAAGCGTAATGATTTTAAGATTTCTCTCTTTTAAGATATTTAAGATTCCATACATTGTTGTGCTTTTTCCGCTTCCTGTTGGTCCAGTAATAAAAACTAAACCATAGGGCAAATTAAAAAGATTGGTGATTTTTTCTAGCTCATTAGATGAAAACCCCAAAGCCTCTAAAGGCATCAGTGTTTTTTGCTTATCTAGGATTCGAAGCACTATGGATTCTCCCTCAATTAAAGGAAGTGTGGAAATGCGAAAATCAAAGTCCTTAAAGGCTTTGTTTTTTAGCTCTATGCTTAGTGAAAACCTTCCATCTTGCGGGATTCTAGTCTCTGTGATATTGAGATGAGAAAGTAGCTTAATACACGAACTTAGCGGATTTAAAAGCCAAGATTCCAAACTCAAATACTCCACCAAAACCCCATCGATTCTAAGGCGAATCCTCAAAGTCTCAAAGTCTCTCTCAAAATGCACATCACTTGCACCCTTATAAACAGCCTCTTGCAAAATAAGCTTTAAAAACTCTAAAATACTAGAATTTTCCTCTTTAGAATCTTTGGCAATTTCATTTGGAATCCTCTCTAAAAGATTCTGCAATAACTCCTCTCGCTCAAGCCAAGAAATCGCTGCCTTAAAATCTCTATTTTTAATTAAACCAAACACGATAGAAAAGTTAGAAAAAATCATTTTCAGAGTTTCTTGATAAGACTTCTCAAAAGGATTTTTTAAGGCAATGAGCAAAATTTTCTCTTCTTTTTTTATAATAATGGCTTCAAAATATTTCATTTGATCTAAACTTAAGAGAAATGCCACTTCTTTTTTAATGGCACCAAGCTTAAATAGCTCCAAGCCAAGCTCTTTTGCTAACTTCTCAAAAAGCAAATCCTCTTCTTCTAAAGAAAGGGAATCCAAATCACTTTCAAAAAACTCTTTCAAATCTTATTGCCTTGCATTTTCTCTAACAATAATGCTAATTTTTCATCATAATAAGTTTGTAAAACATACTCTAAAACTTCTATAGCCTCTACTTTTTTACCCTCCAAATACAATCCCTTTGCAAAAACTTCCCAACTCCCTAGATTCTGTGGATTCTCTTGGTTTGCTTTTAATGCAAGAGTTTTGGCAGCTTGATAATTTTCTTTGGCTAAAAATTCTCTTGCCTGATCCAACCAATCCTCTTTTACTTCTTTGGGGCGACTTGCAAGAATAATTTTTTTGCTTTTTTCTTGTGGCAATTTGGCTTGGGGCAATGTTTCTTGAGATATTTTTGTCATAGTTTCTTTTTGTGGTGTTAAAATGGGCTTTTTAGGGAGTGGCGGATTCAAGGACAAATATTCTGCAAACACCCAACCACCAGAAATCTTCAAAAATCCATTTTCCATTTTAGAGTATTCGCAGATCTTTGCATTATATTCCAACCTCCCTTGAATATCTGCTTCAATCGTTGGTTTCTCTCTTAAGTTTAGCCCACTAGCTTGGACATAAAAACAAGGCTTTTGGATAGATTTTGATTCTAAATGAGAATTCCTATCTTTAGCAAAAAAGATTAAAATTCCACCCATCATCATACAAAGCAAGGCAAATTTCAGCATTTATTCCTCCTTAATAAGACTATATCCAAGTGCTTCTAGACTAATACTATCTTGTGCTTGGATAATTTTTGGCTCAATGATAAAAACAATCTCTTCTGTATTTTCTACCTCTTGAGAGTAAGAAAAGAGTGGCTTAATCAAGGGAATACTCCCTAAAATAGGTATTTTATTTTCCTTAGTTGCAAAATTTTTAGAAATCAATCCTCCCAAAATAACCTTTTGATTATTTTTCACACTCACAATTGAAGAGAGCTGATTAGTCGTCAAATTTGGTGGAGTTTCAAAAGCAGTATTAGGAATCTCGGTGCGATTCTCTTTGGTTTTAGTAATGGAAGGATTGATTTTTAGCATAATTTCCTCTCCAAAAACAAGTGGAGTAATATCCAATAAAACCCCCGCAAAAAGGCTTGGATATTCATTATCGGTATTAGTAAGCGTTGTTTGAGCGTTTGTATTTTGATAAATGGTGTTTTTTTGATAGCGCAAAATATCCCCCACGCTAATCATAGCGGGTTGATTATTAAGCGTCAAAACTTTTGGATTAGAAATTGATTCAACTTTGCCATAAGATTCTAAAAATTCAATAATTCGATTAAGGCTTAAGCCTTGCGAAAAAATATTGATTCCATAATGCAAATTACTCACACCCTTTTGCCCTACAATATTTATCCCACTTGTATTCCCAACTTCTCCATTTCCACCAAAACTCGCCCCCTCTCCAAATGCTGGAATTATTAAATTTTGTAGATTATAAAGCTCATCCCAATTAATGCCTGTGGTGTTAGTGTTATTATGAGTGATACTTAAAATATGCACATCAATCAAGACTTGCTTTTGCAATCTTTGGTGCAAACTCTGAATATATGATTCTACCCTCTCTAATTCCCTTTTGCTACCTCGCACACTA
This portion of the Helicobacter canadensis MIT 98-5491 genome encodes:
- the mshL gene encoding pilus (MSHA type) biogenesis protein MshL; protein product: MIFLKFVFYFWVISFGFLQACENRVFDLELQDFGVKIYEVLGEFANECSFSVVLGDEAVKEHLNRELTMVNFKGKDLNFVFDLLFKQADLHYVYSNDVLLLKSKETKTYKINYVSTNRVGISNTSVSINHEDNSSRYSSYVSSTEDSQATSKSGINITSEDGFNFWETIEGEILGILGQKENDSRVVLNKGAGLISVRGSKRELERVESYIQSLHQRLQKQVLIDVHILSITHNNTNTTGINWDELYNLQNLIIPAFGEGASFGGNGEVGNTSGINIVGQKGVSNLHYGINIFSQGLSLNRIIEFLESYGKVESISNPKVLTLNNQPAMISVGDILRYQKNTIYQNTNAQTTLTNTDNEYPSLFAGVLLDITPLVFGEEIMLKINPSITKTKENRTEIPNTAFETPPNLTTNQLSSIVSVKNNQKVILGGLISKNFATKENKIPILGSIPLIKPLFSYSQEVENTEEIVFIIEPKIIQAQDSISLEALGYSLIKEE
- a CDS encoding GspE/PulE family protein translates to MKEFFESDLDSLSLEEEDLLFEKLAKELGLELFKLGAIKKEVAFLLSLDQMKYFEAIIIKKEEKILLIALKNPFEKSYQETLKMIFSNFSIVFGLIKNRDFKAAISWLEREELLQNLLERIPNEIAKDSKEENSSILEFLKLILQEAVYKGASDVHFERDFETLRIRLRIDGVLVEYLSLESWLLNPLSSCIKLLSHLNITETRIPQDGRFSLSIELKNKAFKDFDFRISTLPLIEGESIVLRILDKQKTLMPLEALGFSSNELEKITNLFNLPYGLVFITGPTGSGKSTTMYGILNILKERNLKIITLEDPVEYRLRHISQVAIGSKINFASILRNVLRQDPDVIILGEVRDKETLQIAIQAAFTGHLVFATLHTNDSLDTIVRLLDMGLEPYFISQALSGIIAQRLLRKLCRHCRESQNGVFVSKGCEMCNYTGYSGREVVAEILCMDKDLEDFIAQKITKTEILEKILANNENFTLEKKALNKVKKGITDLKEVYKVIK
- a CDS encoding MlaE family ABC transporter permease gives rise to the protein MKSKMTPTLEIIDNDIYILKLSGLWDYKIPKSLLLRLDSIKLTNVKIKIELAENFDLDFCGGEILERWILALESKNIVLENALKNHSKSQQIFQILATRKNPLKQDMVQDFIKLHWDSFQIIKGFFKDSLMAIGFFGEILYAWFSSLLQPKNIRLKATLYCIQESLVKAIGIVALACFLIGIVIAYQGSIQLGQFGASILIVEMSSMLTLREMAPIITAIIIAGRSASAFSAEIGMMRATQEIDAMRVMGFDPITFLVLPRMLALCLVLPLVVFIADLFGLLGAMLVCQLQLGIGTEQFVERFLQVVDMRHFWVGIAKAPFFGLIISFVGCFHGFIVAKDTRSIGVHTTKSVVESIFLVIAFDALCSVVFTEMGW
- a CDS encoding SH3 domain-containing protein; the encoded protein is MLKFALLCMMMGGILIFFAKDRNSHLESKSIQKPCFYVQASGLNLREKPTIEADIQGRLEYNAKICEYSKMENGFLKISGGWVFAEYLSLNPPLPKKPILTPQKETMTKISQETLPQAKLPQEKSKKIILASRPKEVKEDWLDQAREFLAKENYQAAKTLALKANQENPQNLGSWEVFAKGLYLEGKKVEAIEVLEYVLQTYYDEKLALLLEKMQGNKI
- a CDS encoding type II secretion system F family protein, giving the protein MPSFVVKYKKGGKIYEQKFNAPNKKALEETLQKKKVLVLAIDYKASWLDYFFLQKPKIKEISNAFYQLKFGLKANLPLKDLLESIQKYAKNNYLKMQFLKVSNSLHQGKELADCFKDAGFSDFICAMIGIGQKSGRLVESVEFILLDLQNRQKNHKLLRKILFYPLFMVCVMVLVFLGITLFVLPQFESLFASLDTSLPLASQSLLFMRVLVLNYGILIVGASILGLWLLRKLYCVNKKFQAKISKWLLKIPFLGRVLYFYQTSQFLLCFYWLYKSDLELKMVLDIATKSLSNAYLKERLQEIYPSLMRGALIADSFEGSGVWDSLSMQLLHSAKDQAGFLEALEVVLALHQEELQSKSESLLAMMEPLMVFVLGILVLWLALGIFLPLWELPMQIKG